A stretch of the Glutamicibacter sp. JL.03c genome encodes the following:
- a CDS encoding SdpI family protein, with translation MDSTSTVSLMFGLLVLALTAGLLARMGADGRLPRNSSVGLKTRHTLASDEAWLAAHREASPTLKLSGITGWLFLISSAIFCFLQNFAAAFALAAIGFALVLVLMLRAASKGNKVAKRFSA, from the coding sequence GTGGATTCGACCAGCACAGTGAGCCTGATGTTCGGGCTGCTTGTCCTAGCGCTCACCGCGGGCCTACTGGCCCGCATGGGGGCCGACGGCCGCCTGCCGCGCAACAGCAGCGTTGGCCTGAAAACCCGTCACACCCTGGCCAGCGATGAAGCCTGGCTGGCGGCGCACCGCGAAGCCTCACCAACCCTCAAGCTCTCTGGCATCACCGGCTGGCTCTTCTTGATCTCCTCGGCAATCTTCTGTTTCCTGCAGAATTTCGCCGCAGCATTCGCCCTAGCCGCTATCGGCTTTGCCCTGGTCCTCGTGCTGATGCTGCGTGCCGCGTCCAAGGGGAACAAGGTCGCCAAACGGTTCTCCGCCTGA